From a single Nematostella vectensis chromosome 3, jaNemVect1.1, whole genome shotgun sequence genomic region:
- the LOC5506515 gene encoding acetylserotonin O-methyltransferase codes for MAELTSTLGTIIPTSLSDIFHGFVKSNVLFTACELGIFDVLCDKHSAEHVAENVKPSCKTGSTRRLLDTLVAMQLLVKEMDSDPPVYFNSQTAEAFLTRKSPKSLISYFEFLHATTYKLFDNLKHAVVEEEPQWQRAFDQPASEIYKILHSNKEKLMRIYSRFDCVHRLEAPGVMSAFDLNPFKHMCDLGGGTGCFSYEACKQYPALKITIYEMQPILDVAPAFKPTIADCPNQSNVTYVAGDFFKDPLPVADLYFLAHVLHNWAEEKVDLLLSKVFAVLPPGGGILLGEVLLPVDEPNPQLSALFMDLSMLVTCESGARDRSGPEYKRLLERHGFQDVRMKSLPGAKTTDAVFARKP; via the exons ATGGCAGAATTAACAAGTACTCTCGGTACAATCATACCTACATCCCTTTCAGATATTTTCCATGGATTTGTTAAATCAAATGTATTGTTCACCGCCTGTGAATTAGGTATATTTGACGTACTGTGCGATAAGCATTCGGCAGAACATGTGGCAGAAAATGTTAAACCAAGCTGCAAAACTGGCTCAACTCGTCGACTTCTTGACACACTTGTAGCTATGCAATTACTTGTCAAAGAAATGGACAGCGACCCGCCTGTCTACTTCAATAGCCAAACTGCAGAGGCATTTCTTACTAGGAAAAGTCCCAAGTCTCTCATAAGCTACTTTGAATTCCTTCACGCCACCACTTACAAGCTATTTGACAACCTGAAACATGCGGTTGTCGAGGAGGAGCCACAATGGCAACGAGCCTTCGATCAGCCGGCTTCAGAAATTTACAAAATATTGCATTCCAATAAAGAAAAGCTGATGCGTATCTACTCGAGATTTGATTGCGTTCACCGATTGGAAGCACCTGGGGTGATGTCTGCGTTTGACTTGAACCCTTTTAAACACATGTGTGACCTTGGAG GAGGAACTGGCTGTTTTTCATACGAGGCGTGCAAGCAGTATCCTGCATTAAAAATCACGATTTACGAAATGCAGCCAATCTTAGATGTCGCGCCTGCTTTCAAGCCAACCATCGCTGATTGCCCTAACCAATCAAACGTCACCTACGTAGCGGGAGACTTTTTTAAAGACCCACTTCCGGTTGCTGACCTGTATTTTCTGGCCCATGTTCTCCACAATTGGGCAGAAGAAAAGGTTGACTTGCTACTTAGCAAAGTTTTTGCAGTGCTGCCACCAG GTGGAGGTATACTTCTTGGGGAAGTTCTCCTTCCCGTTGACGAGCCGAATCCACAGCTCTCTGCACTCTTCATGGACCTCAGCATGCTAGTGACCTGCGAGTCAGGGGCACGTGACCGTTCGGGCCCCGAGTACAAACGATTACTGGAGAGACATGGATTTCAAGACGTGCGGATGAAATCCTTGCCAGGCGCCAAAACGACCGATGCTGTTTTCGCCCGGAAACCTTAA